In Paenibacillus ihbetae, the following are encoded in one genomic region:
- a CDS encoding SDR family NAD(P)-dependent oxidoreductase, with the protein MMYSQLNNKVIVITGALGVLGSAATRLFLERGARIAACDIRTSDEDDGMSELLTEYGDRCLLYITGDMTREADVDLLFRRIEDHFGKLDGLYHNVFINKSATIANQAVQDWEESIRGTLTSTFLVNKHSARSMRQNGGGSIVNTSSILGSVPAVENAAYGAGKAAVEQLTRVAAVELAPWGIRVNAIAPGDFKSEQVLAQATDAQTETMRRLTLIGRSGRPNEINELAAFLLSDAGSYATGSIFPVTGGFGLCR; encoded by the coding sequence ATGATGTATTCCCAGCTTAATAATAAGGTGATTGTCATAACGGGTGCCCTAGGCGTTTTGGGCTCGGCAGCGACGCGTCTCTTTCTTGAGCGGGGCGCCAGAATTGCGGCATGCGATATCCGGACTTCCGATGAAGATGACGGTATGTCGGAGCTGCTTACGGAATATGGGGACCGGTGTCTGTTATACATAACGGGAGACATGACACGCGAGGCTGATGTCGATCTGCTGTTCAGACGAATCGAGGACCATTTCGGCAAATTAGACGGCTTGTATCATAACGTCTTTATTAACAAATCCGCAACGATTGCGAATCAAGCTGTGCAGGACTGGGAGGAGAGCATTCGCGGGACCCTCACCAGCACCTTTCTTGTCAATAAGCACTCGGCCCGCAGCATGCGTCAAAACGGGGGAGGCTCCATCGTAAATACATCCTCCATCCTGGGCTCCGTACCGGCAGTAGAGAATGCGGCATATGGCGCCGGAAAGGCGGCGGTCGAGCAGTTGACAAGGGTAGCCGCGGTCGAGTTAGCCCCATGGGGAATCCGCGTGAATGCGATTGCACCCGGCGATTTCAAATCGGAACAAGTATTGGCACAGGCTACGGATGCCCAGACGGAAACGATGCGGCGTCTGACATTGATAGGCCGAAGCGGCCGCCCGAATGAAATCAATGAGCTGGCAGCTTTTCTGCTGTCGGACGCTGGGTCGTACGCAACCGGCTCGATTTTTCCAGTAACCGGAGGTTTCGGACTATGCAGGTAG
- a CDS encoding DUF4838 domain-containing protein → MKALNGTSGIKLIVTMFTAVFMMLLAASATAAETGEEEIGRPPHPHSILIKNGVAQADILISPAADDMEMHAAQELQQTLKMVSGATLPIYRADTEPNSVSAYLQQDQLNLQRSGAYPVSFDFLNNHGRSTVVEVVYSAGNAFPISLNDPIELQKDQAGSITGTLYVPPSTADGTYQLSFEARSDGQSIGSMELEVTLNRNTLLNGGFEESVKEGWYSTTAAQDSEVSYTGSSSLRLASNNVRSNQPLRLERGKQYKLKAWVKGAKNGTARMQVNEIANPYNVKHSVVSSFSVTTDWTEVELIYHADEHRPYDYHWLVFSFLQGNGPGTLWIDDVTLAEVEEEGPSEPPGPPSVVDYGPAHNRIQLVLSTTDRIPSNQDTAYLANSDGFAVRQKGSRIYILGSEARGILNGVYDFLEENAGVLWTRSKELGTLYDPLPTVTATRTNYAEKSPIPLRGWLTLGMGENGDGGSDQATDVMLARNKNNIKMSDSSNRLLWDRFARTGLTPVMLGHNLAFWLPNDEYFAEHPDYYNMKDGKYIPLSDSTQINFYHPEVPGVIAAKAKKLIASRNIDYIGIGINDNSSFDQGELSRQPFTTEDGVVVQPEDPAYRSTVFFSFLNKVAREIRADYPDVKIVSYAYTFTDTPPKVDLEDNIVLIYAPLYEDAREPLNTSNTSNPNYAYNEKLRGWAEKTKNILVYNYYGSFPSDAYERPIAAKVQADLQYYRELGILGVLPEGTVDAGNDAWGINALQYWLFNKLFWNPDEDIEALKTQFLNKAYGAAAEPMRRYYDLIEQGWNYDRSQQSWATSGESLVRQYVIVAGIRDQAQQALDEAYALADGKAKARIEPIKTTFERMVEIAEDSVNISANAVRTTASKDQILNTLEFGAGPWRAVESPVTYFKDMSSGKLPPVLTKVYLLWDEEYIYIGYENFDPDPSKMVISDTAPNEWWLSGKDDSVETYLMDGTPGNSSYYAFMTNALPLNLDYKGPEKSPDWTRPWESRAEVKFDRWNVIQAIPFSSIQFDPDESRTLTGLFFRNYHRTGSGLGLYGWAGGAVWNPADFRPIHLID, encoded by the coding sequence ATGAAGGCTTTAAACGGAACAAGCGGGATTAAGCTGATCGTTACGATGTTTACGGCAGTGTTCATGATGCTCCTCGCCGCCTCAGCTACTGCAGCGGAGACAGGTGAGGAGGAGATAGGTCGACCGCCCCATCCTCATTCGATACTGATTAAGAATGGCGTCGCTCAGGCGGATATCCTAATCTCACCTGCAGCCGACGATATGGAAATGCACGCAGCCCAGGAGCTTCAGCAAACATTGAAGATGGTCAGCGGGGCAACGCTTCCTATCTACCGTGCGGATACGGAGCCCAATTCGGTGAGCGCTTATCTTCAGCAGGATCAACTCAACCTCCAAAGGAGCGGGGCTTATCCCGTTTCCTTCGACTTTTTGAACAATCATGGCAGGTCAACCGTGGTTGAAGTCGTCTATAGCGCAGGCAATGCATTTCCGATCAGTCTTAACGACCCCATCGAGCTGCAGAAGGATCAGGCGGGCAGTATCACAGGGACTCTATATGTTCCGCCGTCAACCGCCGACGGCACTTACCAGCTGAGCTTTGAAGCCCGAAGTGACGGCCAATCCATCGGCAGCATGGAGCTGGAGGTAACGCTAAATCGCAATACCCTGCTGAATGGTGGATTTGAGGAGTCGGTTAAGGAAGGCTGGTATTCCACAACCGCAGCTCAAGACAGTGAGGTCAGCTATACCGGCAGCAGTTCCTTGCGCCTCGCCTCCAACAATGTCCGGTCCAATCAGCCGCTTCGTCTCGAGCGGGGAAAGCAATACAAGCTGAAGGCATGGGTGAAGGGAGCCAAAAACGGGACGGCCAGAATGCAGGTCAATGAAATAGCCAACCCATACAATGTGAAGCATTCTGTCGTCAGCAGCTTTTCCGTTACAACCGATTGGACGGAAGTGGAGCTAATCTACCATGCGGATGAACACAGGCCCTACGATTATCACTGGCTTGTGTTCTCCTTCCTGCAGGGCAATGGCCCAGGCACCTTGTGGATTGACGATGTGACGCTTGCAGAGGTGGAGGAGGAAGGGCCTTCAGAGCCCCCGGGTCCCCCTTCGGTCGTGGATTACGGACCTGCTCATAACCGAATACAGCTTGTGCTGTCCACAACGGATCGCATCCCTTCCAATCAGGATACTGCTTATTTGGCGAACTCCGACGGTTTTGCCGTACGCCAAAAGGGCAGCAGAATTTATATTCTCGGGTCGGAGGCAAGAGGGATTTTGAACGGAGTGTATGATTTTTTGGAAGAGAATGCAGGCGTGCTATGGACCCGCTCGAAGGAGCTCGGCACTCTGTATGACCCCCTGCCTACGGTTACGGCAACCCGAACGAATTATGCCGAAAAATCCCCAATCCCTCTTCGCGGCTGGCTAACCCTGGGGATGGGGGAGAATGGGGACGGCGGATCGGACCAAGCCACCGATGTGATGCTGGCCCGGAACAAAAACAATATCAAAATGAGCGACAGCAGCAACCGGCTCTTATGGGACCGCTTCGCACGCACGGGCCTCACGCCCGTCATGCTGGGTCATAATCTGGCCTTTTGGCTGCCGAATGACGAGTATTTTGCGGAGCACCCGGATTATTACAACATGAAGGACGGCAAGTACATTCCGCTATCGGATTCAACCCAAATCAATTTTTATCATCCGGAGGTTCCCGGTGTCATTGCAGCCAAAGCCAAAAAGCTGATTGCTTCAAGGAATATCGACTATATCGGGATCGGGATTAACGATAACTCAAGCTTTGATCAAGGCGAACTCAGCCGACAGCCGTTTACGACGGAAGACGGCGTAGTAGTCCAGCCCGAGGACCCCGCTTACCGATCAACCGTCTTCTTCAGCTTCTTGAATAAAGTTGCCAGGGAGATCCGTGCGGATTATCCGGACGTAAAGATCGTCTCTTATGCATACACGTTCACGGATACCCCGCCGAAGGTCGATCTCGAGGACAACATTGTCCTCATATACGCCCCGTTGTACGAGGATGCCAGGGAACCGCTCAACACCTCTAATACAAGTAATCCAAACTACGCTTATAATGAGAAGCTTAGAGGATGGGCGGAAAAAACCAAAAATATTCTGGTCTACAATTATTACGGCAGCTTCCCTTCAGACGCTTACGAGCGGCCGATCGCCGCGAAGGTTCAGGCCGATCTGCAATATTACCGTGAACTCGGCATCCTGGGCGTGCTTCCGGAAGGAACGGTCGATGCGGGCAATGATGCTTGGGGGATCAACGCGCTACAGTATTGGCTGTTCAATAAGCTGTTCTGGAATCCGGATGAGGACATCGAAGCATTGAAAACACAATTTTTAAACAAAGCCTACGGAGCAGCGGCGGAACCGATGCGTCGTTACTACGATTTGATCGAGCAGGGATGGAATTATGACCGGTCCCAGCAAAGCTGGGCGACCAGCGGCGAAAGCCTGGTTCGACAGTATGTCATCGTAGCAGGCATTCGGGATCAGGCGCAGCAAGCGCTTGATGAGGCCTATGCGTTGGCTGACGGGAAGGCCAAAGCGAGAATAGAGCCGATCAAAACCACGTTTGAGAGAATGGTCGAAATCGCTGAGGATTCCGTGAATATTTCTGCTAACGCGGTAAGAACGACAGCCTCAAAGGATCAGATTTTGAACACGTTGGAGTTTGGAGCGGGACCATGGAGAGCCGTCGAATCTCCGGTTACCTATTTCAAGGATATGAGCTCCGGGAAGCTGCCTCCCGTCCTGACCAAGGTGTATCTGCTGTGGGATGAGGAATACATCTACATCGGTTACGAAAACTTTGATCCCGACCCGAGCAAGATGGTTATCAGCGATACCGCACCGAATGAGTGGTGGCTCAGCGGCAAAGACGACTCCGTTGAAACGTATTTGATGGATGGAACGCCGGGCAATTCTTCGTACTACGCGTTCATGACGAATGCATTGCCGCTCAATTTGGATTATAAAGGTCCTGAAAAAAGCCCCGATTGGACGCGGCCGTGGGAATCGAGAGCCGAAGTGAAATTCGATCGATGGAATGTCATTCAGGCCATACCATTCAGCAGTATTCAATTCGATCCGGATGAATCCCGAACGCTGACGGGGCTGTTCTTCCGAAATTATCACCGTACCGGTTCAGGCCTTGGTCTTTACGGCTGGGCCGGCGGTGCAGTATGGAATCCTGCGGATTTCAGGCCAATCCATCTGATCGATTAA